The following are from one region of the Papaver somniferum cultivar HN1 unplaced genomic scaffold, ASM357369v1 unplaced-scaffold_132, whole genome shotgun sequence genome:
- the LOC113333368 gene encoding probable beta-D-xylosidase 2 — translation MGTIGITKLIPFFLSLLLVTAVESSRIPFACNPRDSNTKNYPFCKTNLPIQYRVRDFIGRLTLHEKVGLLVNNAAPVPRLGIQGYEWWSEALHGVSNVGPGTKFTPQFSAATSFPQVITTAASFNQSLWEEIGKVVSDEARAMYNGGNAGLTFWSPNVNVFRDPRWGRGQETPGEDPVIAGKYAARYVRGLQGNDGNKLKVAACCKHYTAYDLDNWNGVDRFHFNAKVSKQDLADTFDVPFRTCVTEGKVASVMCSYNQVNGIPTCADPNLLKGTIRGDWKLNGYIVSDCDSVGVFYDNQHYTATPEEAAAAAIKAGLDLDCGPFLAVHTESAIRGGKLSESDVNNALINTVTVQMRLGMFDGEPRNQPFGHLGPHIVCRPDHDHLALEAARQGIVLLKNRGPLPLSTQRHRTIAVIGPNSDVTTTMIGNYAGIACGYTTPVQGIARYVKTIHEKGCANVACKGKELFGAAENAARQADATVLVMGLDQSIEAEFLDRTDLFLPGHQQELISRVAMASKGPTILVLMSGGPLEITFAKNDPHISGIFWVGYPGQSGGTAIADVIFGQTNPGGKLPMTWYPQDYLAKVPMTNMGLRADPARGYPGRTYRFYKGPVVYPFGHGLSYTSFVHTISKAPAMLGVPLGGRHTTASNTTAILNNAVNVTHAKCDRLSVGLHVNVKNTGERDGSHTLLVYSTPPAGHFAPEKQLVAFERVHVPANSEQQVRIGILVCRYLSIVDKYGIRRIPMGEHHIHVGDIKHSINLHVDALGEIKS, via the exons ATGGGCACCATTGGCATTACCAAACTCATTCCATTCTTTCTATCACTGCTGCTAGTGACAGCAGTAGAATCATCGAGAATACCGTTTGCTTGTAACCCGAGAGATTCAAACACAAAAAACTATCCATTTTGTAAAACAAATCTACCCATACAGTACAGAGTTAGAGATTTCATTGGACGTTTAACATTACATGAAAAGGTAGGACTATTGGTTAATAACGCTGCACCTGTTCCTAGGCTTGGTATTCAAGGTTATGAATGGTGGTCTGAAGCTCTTCATGGTGTCTCTAATGTTGGCCCTGGTACTAAATTTACTCCTCAATTCTCTGCTGCTACTAGTTTCCCACAGGTCATTACTACTGCTGCTTCTTTCAATCAATCCCTCTGGGAGGAAATCGGAAAG GTAGTGTCAGATGAAGCAAGAGCAATGTACAATGGAGGGAATGCCGGGCTCACATTTTGGAGTCCTAACGTGAATGTATTTAGAGACCCAAGATGGGGAAGAGGACAGGAAACGCCCGGTGAAGACCCAGTTATAGCTGGTAAATATGCAGCAAGATATGTAAGAGGTTTACAGGGTAATGACGGCAACAAATTGAAAGTTGCAGCTTGTTGCAAACATTACACAGCTTATGATCTTGACAATTGGAATGGTGTTGATCGTTTCCATTTCAATGCTAAG GTAAGCAAGCAGGACTTGGCGGATACATTTGATGTGCCATTCAGAACATGTGTAACGGAAGGAAAAGTTGCTAGCGTTATGTGTTCATACAATCAAGTCAATGGCATTCCAACTTGCGCTGACCCAAATCTCCTTAAAGGTACAATCAGAGGTGACTGGAAGCTCAATGG GTATATTGTCTCAGACTGTGACTCGGTTGGTGTTTTCTATGATAACCAACACTACACTGCTACGCCAGAAGAGGCTGCTGCAGCTGCCATTAAAGCAG GGCTAGATTTGGATTGTGGGCCATTTTTAGCTGTGCATACTGAGTCAGCCATCAGAGGAGGGAAATTGAGTGAGTCAGATGTAAACAATGCCTTGATCAATACAGTTACAGTACAAATGAGACTTGGGATGTTCGATGGGGAGCCAAGAAATCAGCCATTCGGTCACTTAGGGCCACATATCGTCTGCAGACCAGATCACGATCACCTTGCGTTAGAAGCAGCTAGACAAGGTATCGTTCTATTGAAAAATCGCGGGCCTTTGCCGTTGTCGACTCAGCGTCACCGTACTATTGCAGTTATCGGGCCTAATTCAGATGTTACTACAACAATGATTGGAAATTATGCTG GAATTGCATGTGGATATACTACGCCGGTACAAGGGATAGCAAGATATGTTAAAACCATTCATGAAAAAGGTTGTGCTAATGTGGCTTGTAAAGGGAAAGAGTTATTCGGTGCTGCCGAGAATGCTGCTCGTCAGGCTGATGCAACTGTTTTAGTAATGGGACTTGACCAATCGATTGAGGCTGAGTTTTTGGATAGAACAGATTTATTTCTCCCTGGGCACCAACAAGAGTTGATTTCCAGAGTTGCCATGGCTTCTAAAGGTCCTACAATTCTTGTTCTCATGTCTGGCGGACCTTTGGAAATAACCTTTGCCAAAAACGATCCACATATATCTGGTATCTTCTGGGTTGGTTATCCTGGTCAATCTGGTGGTACCGCCATCGCAGATGTCATCTTCGGACAAACCAATCCAG GAGGAAAACTTCCAATGACATGGTACCCTCAAGATTACCTAGCTAAAGTTCCAATGACAAATATGGGTTTAAGGGCAGACCCAGCAAGAGGTTACCCAGGAAGAACTTACAGGTTTTACAAAGGACCAGTTGTGTACCCATTTGGGCATGGATTGAGCTACACCAGTTTCGTCCATACCATTTCTAAAGCCCCAGCAATGTTAGGAGTACCTCTTGGTGGTAGACATACTACTGCTTCCAACACAACAGCAATATTAAACAATGCCGTGAATGTTACCCACGCAAAATGCGACCGTCTTTCTGTCGGACTACACGTGAACGTTAAAAACACCGGTGAAAGAGATGGATCCCACACATTACTTGTCTACTCAACACCACCAGCCGGCCATTTTGCTCCTGAAAAACAATTAGTGGCTTTCGAAAGAGTTCATGTTCCTGCTAACTCTGAACAACAAGTTAGAATTGGTATACTTGTTTGCAGGTACCTCAGTATCGTCGATAAATATGGTATCAGAAGAATTCCAATGGGAGAACATCACATCCATGTAGGTGATATTAAGCATTCTATTAATCTTCATGTTGATGCTTTAGGAGAAATCAAATCATAG